The following proteins come from a genomic window of Novosphingobium aromaticivorans DSM 12444:
- a CDS encoding VOC family protein has protein sequence MTKFLHTMIRVTDPDATIAFFELIGLKETRRFDSEKGRFTLIFLAAPGEEGIAEVELTYNWPPEDGSPAEGYSGGRNFGHLAYRVDNIYDTCRRIMDAGHIVHRPPRDGHMAFVKTPDGISIELLQDGHLPPQEPWASMENTGTW, from the coding sequence GTGACCAAGTTCCTGCATACCATGATTCGCGTGACCGATCCCGACGCGACTATCGCGTTCTTCGAACTGATCGGCCTGAAGGAGACGCGGCGCTTCGACAGCGAGAAGGGCCGCTTCACCCTGATCTTCCTGGCGGCTCCCGGCGAGGAGGGCATCGCCGAGGTCGAGCTGACCTACAACTGGCCGCCCGAGGACGGTTCGCCCGCAGAGGGGTATTCGGGCGGGCGCAATTTCGGGCACCTCGCGTACCGCGTCGACAATATCTATGATACCTGCCGGCGCATCATGGATGCAGGCCATATCGTCCACCGTCCTCCGCGCGACGGACACATGGCCTTCGTGAAGACGCCGGACGGAATTTCGATCGAACTGCTGCAGGACGGTCACCTGCCGCCGCAGGAGCCGTGGGCGAGCATGGAGAACACCGGAACCTGGTAA
- a CDS encoding SIMPL domain-containing protein, whose amino-acid sequence MPAEDSENDSQAQALAHNFVPRGATMLVPAAILAAALVAGGWFVGDGLRRAKVADRAVTVRGLAEREVTADLATWTLAYSATASDLSSAQQSVDRDSQAIRAFFGELGFPADALQPTGVNVQTMTNNGVTTFTVRQRMTLRTTDIDRAQKAVRRQFDLVRRGVMLEEGSGMAYTFTRLNTIKPEMVAAATKDARAAAEQFARDSGASVEGIKDATQGYFEITARDGDGGGWGVSDTPYKKVRVVTTIDFYLR is encoded by the coding sequence ATGCCGGCAGAGGATAGCGAGAACGACTCCCAAGCCCAAGCGCTTGCGCACAACTTCGTGCCACGCGGCGCAACCATGCTCGTGCCCGCGGCGATCCTGGCGGCGGCGCTCGTCGCCGGGGGGTGGTTCGTCGGGGACGGCCTGCGGCGCGCGAAGGTCGCGGACCGGGCGGTGACCGTGCGCGGCCTTGCCGAACGCGAGGTGACGGCGGACCTTGCCACCTGGACCCTCGCCTATTCCGCCACCGCGTCGGACCTGTCCAGCGCCCAGCAAAGCGTCGACCGCGACAGCCAGGCGATCCGCGCGTTCTTCGGCGAACTGGGCTTTCCCGCCGACGCGCTCCAGCCGACCGGCGTCAACGTCCAGACGATGACCAACAACGGCGTGACCACGTTCACCGTGCGCCAGCGCATGACATTGCGCACCACCGACATCGACCGCGCGCAGAAGGCCGTGCGGCGGCAATTCGACCTCGTCCGGCGCGGCGTGATGCTCGAGGAAGGGTCGGGCATGGCCTATACCTTCACCCGGCTCAACACGATCAAGCCCGAGATGGTCGCCGCCGCCACCAAGGACGCGCGCGCCGCCGCGGAACAGTTCGCACGCGACAGCGGCGCATCGGTCGAGGGCATCAAGGACGCAACGCAGGGCTATTTCGAGATCACCGCGCGCGACGGCGACGGCGGTGGATGGGGCGTATCCGACACGCCCTACAAGAAGGTGCGCGTGGTCACCACGATCGACTTCTACCTGCGCTGA
- a CDS encoding TorF family putative porin, whose protein sequence is MRTSIKALLASTLLAAGLAATPAFAQEEAASDFTVTGNVAAVTDYRFRGISLSGGDFAVQGSIGVSHSSGFYVGAWASSLEDSPVYGSTELDVYGGWTGEVTSGLTFDGGLLYYVYPNGDVGKANVYEPYASLSAGVGPATAKVGVAYAWKQDSLGGDDNLYVYGELSGAIPETPISLSAHLGYTDGALSPKLLTGESTKGGFDYNVGATYNVTDKLAVGVSYVGVDGASIDSFSNDAVVGTIKLSF, encoded by the coding sequence ATGCGTACGTCCATCAAGGCCCTTCTGGCCTCGACCCTCCTTGCGGCCGGTCTGGCCGCTACCCCGGCCTTCGCGCAGGAAGAAGCCGCAAGCGATTTCACCGTCACCGGCAACGTTGCCGCCGTCACCGACTATCGCTTCCGCGGCATCTCGCTCTCGGGCGGCGACTTCGCGGTTCAGGGCTCGATCGGCGTCAGCCACTCGAGCGGCTTCTATGTCGGCGCCTGGGCATCCAGCCTCGAGGACTCGCCGGTCTATGGCAGCACCGAACTCGACGTCTATGGCGGCTGGACCGGTGAAGTCACCTCCGGCCTGACCTTCGACGGCGGCCTGCTCTACTATGTCTATCCCAACGGCGACGTCGGCAAGGCCAACGTGTACGAGCCCTATGCCTCGCTTTCGGCAGGCGTCGGCCCGGCAACCGCCAAGGTCGGCGTGGCCTATGCGTGGAAGCAGGATTCGCTCGGCGGCGACGACAACCTCTATGTCTATGGCGAGCTTTCCGGTGCGATCCCCGAAACGCCGATCTCGCTTTCGGCGCACCTGGGGTACACCGACGGCGCGCTGTCGCCCAAGCTGCTGACCGGTGAAAGCACCAAGGGCGGCTTCGACTACAACGTCGGCGCGACCTACAATGTCACCGACAAGCTGGCCGTGGGCGTCAGCTACGTCGGCGTCGACGGCGCTTCGATCGACAGCTTCTCGAACGACGCCGTCGTCGGCACGATCAAGCTCTCGTTCTGA
- a CDS encoding metallophosphoesterase family protein, which translates to MFSKLRSLFSPESPAPRAPEPQAEYRVPAGRRVYAIGDIHGRLDLFEQVLALIDEDDARRGPAETTLVLLGDLIDRGPDSRGVVERAMELAQTGRVRILAGNHEEMLLDSFGNEEVLRHFLRHGGKETLFSYGLAMEDYAKSNLPDLQERLPTLVPQSHLDFMRRMENQVVVGDYLFVHAGIRPGVPLAEQAVSDMRWIRRDFLDFAEDHGCMVVHGHTITDEPALLHNRIGIDTGAFASGRLTALGIEGAERWILSANIARQANDTN; encoded by the coding sequence ATGTTCAGCAAGCTCCGCTCCCTGTTTTCCCCGGAAAGTCCTGCGCCCCGCGCTCCGGAACCCCAGGCCGAATACCGTGTCCCTGCCGGCCGGCGGGTCTATGCGATCGGCGACATTCACGGGCGCCTGGATCTTTTCGAACAAGTGCTGGCGCTGATCGACGAGGACGACGCACGTCGCGGACCGGCGGAAACGACTCTCGTCCTGCTGGGCGATCTGATCGACCGGGGCCCGGACAGTCGCGGCGTCGTCGAACGCGCGATGGAACTGGCGCAAACCGGGCGGGTGCGCATTCTTGCCGGCAACCACGAGGAAATGCTGCTCGACAGCTTCGGCAACGAAGAGGTGCTGCGCCATTTCCTGCGCCACGGCGGGAAGGAAACGCTGTTCAGCTACGGGCTGGCGATGGAAGACTATGCGAAGTCGAACCTCCCGGACCTTCAGGAACGGCTACCCACGCTCGTGCCGCAATCACATCTGGACTTCATGCGCCGGATGGAGAACCAGGTCGTCGTCGGCGACTACCTGTTCGTTCATGCCGGCATCCGTCCCGGCGTGCCGCTGGCCGAGCAGGCCGTATCGGACATGCGCTGGATCCGCCGCGACTTCCTCGACTTTGCCGAAGACCACGGCTGCATGGTGGTCCACGGCCACACGATCACCGACGAGCCGGCGCTGCTCCACAACCGCATCGGCATCGATACCGGCGCCTTCGCTTCGGGCCGGCTGACCGCGCTCGGCATCGAGGGCGCTGAGCGATGGATTCTGTCGGCCAACATCGCTCGCCAGGCGAACGACACGAACTGA
- a CDS encoding TonB-dependent receptor, with protein sequence MQMKFLVAASTIAIGSVALASAAHAQSTGSVDVEEAIVVTGTRADAAVNGFKAPETPKAKAVLTQELVARQNPGKAIFDTINIVPGVNFTSTDPYGAAGGNLRIRGFDGARISATFDGVQVNDSGNYSLYTNQQLDSELIEQVNINFGATDVDSPTASAAGGTVNYRTRLPKEELGAAINYSHGTFNYNRVFGVIDTGVFTPFGTRAFFSASDTKYDQFRGPGGIHKQQYNVRVYQPIGENGDFVSLAGHYNENRNNFYRRVGINDMRTLLGSATIPASASITPASPLDLGNLTDAQQETIFNFNNDATCTLPSSSGGAGQQSDASSCANYYNTSINPSNTGNIRFNSRFALSEKLIATLDASYQYVLANGGGTSVFAESDANRSVSGVYSRQGTRIGGGVASGVDINGDGDTDDLVRLLFPSNTRTHRLGATLSLRYEASPENTFRVAYTWDRAKHRQTGEAGRLDQLGNPLNVFGGIGDDDSAVKDAAGNVLQKRDRLSYAILHQVAGEYIGKYFDNTLTVQAGVRAPFFRRNLTNNCWTIAGSSNDAYCTSESDAVVEAKYPAYAAPYAARKVAYSAVLPNAGFVYKITPQVNVFGNFSQGFSAPRTDNLYGFDGVKIQPTSLVKPERTNSFDLGARYTSRVVQAQASAWYIGYKNRIISSQVLLEDGSSLNLDRNVGRVRSYGFDASVAVRPVDMFSLYTFASYTNAKLRDDVVSPAGAILSPTKGKFVAETPKWQVGGRAQFDYEPVSIGAQVKYVGDRFLTDINDVIAPSYTTVDLDARVNLGKVNDKGSIYLQLNVINLFDKFYIGNLSTQAAASNNPQVEFGSPRTFVGSIHFEF encoded by the coding sequence ATGCAGATGAAATTCCTGGTCGCCGCGTCGACCATCGCGATCGGCAGCGTCGCGCTGGCCAGCGCCGCCCACGCCCAGTCGACCGGTTCGGTCGACGTCGAAGAGGCGATCGTCGTGACCGGCACGCGCGCGGATGCCGCCGTCAACGGCTTCAAGGCCCCCGAAACCCCCAAGGCCAAGGCCGTCCTGACCCAGGAACTCGTCGCTCGGCAGAACCCCGGCAAGGCGATCTTCGACACGATCAACATCGTGCCGGGCGTCAATTTCACCAGCACCGACCCCTATGGCGCCGCAGGCGGCAACTTGCGCATTCGCGGCTTCGACGGCGCGCGCATCTCGGCCACGTTCGACGGCGTCCAGGTCAACGATTCGGGCAACTATTCGCTCTACACCAACCAGCAGCTCGACTCCGAACTGATCGAGCAGGTCAACATCAACTTCGGCGCGACCGACGTCGACAGCCCGACCGCGAGTGCTGCGGGCGGCACCGTCAACTACCGCACCCGCCTGCCCAAGGAAGAGCTTGGCGCCGCGATCAACTATTCGCACGGCACCTTCAACTACAACCGCGTGTTCGGCGTGATCGACACCGGCGTGTTCACGCCCTTCGGCACCCGCGCGTTCTTCTCGGCCAGCGACACCAAGTACGACCAGTTCCGCGGCCCAGGCGGCATCCACAAGCAGCAGTACAACGTCCGCGTGTACCAGCCGATCGGCGAAAACGGTGATTTCGTGAGCCTCGCAGGCCACTACAACGAGAACCGCAACAACTTCTATCGCCGCGTCGGCATCAACGACATGCGCACCCTGCTGGGCTCCGCCACGATCCCGGCGTCGGCCAGCATCACTCCCGCTTCCCCGCTCGATCTCGGCAACCTGACCGACGCGCAGCAGGAGACCATCTTCAACTTCAACAACGATGCCACCTGCACGCTGCCCAGCAGCAGCGGTGGTGCGGGCCAACAGTCGGACGCGTCGTCCTGCGCCAACTACTACAATACCTCGATCAACCCTTCGAACACCGGCAACATCCGCTTCAACTCGCGCTTCGCGCTGAGCGAGAAGCTGATCGCGACGCTTGATGCCAGCTATCAGTATGTCCTCGCCAATGGCGGCGGCACCTCGGTCTTCGCGGAATCCGACGCCAACCGCAGCGTCTCGGGCGTCTACAGCCGCCAGGGAACGCGCATCGGCGGTGGCGTCGCGAGCGGCGTCGACATCAATGGCGATGGCGATACGGATGATCTCGTGCGTCTGCTGTTCCCGTCGAACACCCGCACGCACCGTCTCGGCGCCACGCTTTCGCTGCGCTACGAAGCGTCGCCGGAAAATACCTTCCGCGTTGCCTATACCTGGGACCGCGCCAAGCACCGCCAGACCGGCGAAGCGGGTCGGCTCGACCAGCTCGGCAACCCGCTGAACGTCTTCGGCGGCATCGGCGACGATGATTCCGCGGTGAAGGATGCGGCCGGCAACGTCCTCCAGAAGCGCGACCGCCTGTCCTACGCGATCCTGCACCAGGTCGCGGGCGAATACATCGGCAAGTACTTCGACAATACGCTGACCGTGCAGGCCGGCGTGCGCGCGCCGTTCTTCCGCCGCAACCTGACCAACAACTGCTGGACTATCGCCGGTAGCTCGAACGACGCCTACTGCACCTCGGAAAGCGATGCCGTGGTCGAAGCCAAGTACCCGGCCTATGCCGCGCCCTACGCCGCCCGCAAGGTGGCCTACAGCGCAGTCCTGCCCAATGCCGGCTTCGTCTACAAGATCACGCCGCAGGTCAACGTGTTCGGCAACTTCAGCCAGGGCTTCTCGGCCCCGCGTACCGACAACCTCTACGGGTTCGATGGCGTGAAGATCCAGCCGACCTCGCTGGTGAAGCCGGAACGCACCAACAGCTTCGACCTCGGCGCGCGCTATACCAGCCGCGTCGTCCAGGCCCAGGCCAGCGCATGGTACATCGGGTACAAGAACCGCATCATCTCGTCGCAGGTGCTGCTCGAGGACGGCAGCTCGCTCAACCTCGACCGCAACGTCGGTCGCGTGCGCAGCTACGGCTTCGACGCCAGCGTCGCGGTGCGCCCGGTCGACATGTTCTCGCTCTACACCTTCGCGTCCTACACCAACGCGAAGCTGAGGGACGACGTGGTCTCGCCCGCCGGCGCGATCCTCTCGCCGACCAAGGGCAAGTTCGTGGCCGAAACGCCGAAGTGGCAGGTCGGCGGCCGCGCCCAGTTCGACTACGAGCCCGTCTCGATTGGCGCGCAGGTCAAGTACGTGGGCGACCGCTTCCTGACCGACATCAACGACGTGATCGCACCGTCCTACACCACGGTCGATCTCGATGCGCGCGTCAACCTCGGCAAGGTCAACGACAAGGGTTCGATCTACCTGCAGCTCAACGTGATCAACCTGTTCGACAAGTTCTACATCGGCAACCTGTCGACGCAGGCTGCCGCCTCGAACAACCCGCAGGTCGAGTTCGGCTCGCCGCGCACTTTCGTCGGCTCGATCCACTTCGAGTTCTGA
- the mtgA gene encoding monofunctional biosynthetic peptidoglycan transglycosylase yields the protein MLDELKNERRSVSTHPGLASRVGWFVAKLLAAFLFISVAQVIIYKFVPVPITLTMLLDEHSITKDWTPLDEIDRDMVDAVISGEDGKFCLHNGFDHEAMMQAFRRNQQGGRIRGGSTISQQTAKNVFLWQGGGYLRKGLEAWYTVLIETIWGKRRIMEVYLNVAETGIGTYGVEAGAQRYYGKSARKLSSVEAARIAAVLPLPKKREVKGAGGFTRRHGNAIARRVTVVKNGALDSCVYR from the coding sequence ATGCTTGACGAGTTGAAGAACGAACGCCGCTCCGTGTCCACGCATCCTGGCCTTGCGAGCCGGGTCGGATGGTTCGTGGCCAAGCTCCTTGCCGCTTTCCTGTTCATCTCGGTCGCGCAGGTGATCATCTACAAGTTCGTCCCCGTGCCGATCACGCTGACCATGCTGCTGGACGAGCATTCGATCACCAAGGACTGGACGCCGCTCGACGAGATCGACCGCGACATGGTCGATGCCGTGATTTCAGGCGAGGATGGCAAGTTCTGCCTGCACAACGGCTTCGATCACGAGGCGATGATGCAGGCGTTCCGGCGCAACCAGCAGGGCGGGCGCATCCGGGGCGGGTCCACGATCAGCCAGCAGACGGCCAAGAACGTGTTCCTGTGGCAGGGGGGCGGTTATCTGCGCAAGGGGCTTGAGGCCTGGTACACCGTGCTGATCGAGACGATCTGGGGCAAGCGGCGGATCATGGAAGTCTACCTCAATGTCGCCGAAACCGGGATCGGTACCTACGGGGTGGAGGCTGGCGCGCAGCGCTATTACGGCAAGAGCGCGCGCAAGCTCAGTTCGGTCGAGGCGGCGCGGATCGCCGCCGTGCTGCCCCTGCCCAAGAAGCGCGAGGTCAAGGGGGCCGGAGGCTTCACGCGCCGTCACGGCAATGCCATCGCCCGCCGCGTCACGGTGGTGAAGAACGGTGCGCTCGATTCCTGCGTCTACCGGTAA
- the rpoH gene encoding RNA polymerase sigma factor RpoH — MSEEKTALTVPALGGEASLNRYLSEIRKFPVLTAEQEYMLAKRFQEHQDPEAAAQLVTSHLRLVAKIAMGYRGYGLPVSELISEGNIGLMQGVKKFEPDRGFRLATYAMWWIKASMQEFILRSWSLVKMGTTAAQKKLFFNLRRMKKNLEAFEDSDLHPDDVRKIATDLGVPEQEVVNMNRRMMMGGDASLNVSMREDGEGSWQDWLTDDRPLQDETVADAEEAQYRHELLVEAMESLNERERHILTDRRLIDDPKTLEELSQVYNVSRERVRQIEVRAFEKLQKAIQRIAVERKLLPA; from the coding sequence GTGAGTGAGGAAAAGACCGCGCTGACCGTCCCCGCGCTGGGTGGGGAAGCCAGCCTCAACCGCTATCTCTCGGAAATCCGCAAGTTTCCCGTGCTGACGGCAGAGCAGGAATACATGCTCGCCAAGCGCTTTCAGGAACATCAGGACCCCGAGGCCGCCGCACAACTGGTGACGAGCCACCTGCGGCTCGTGGCGAAGATCGCCATGGGCTATCGCGGCTATGGCCTGCCGGTGAGCGAGCTGATCAGCGAGGGCAACATCGGCCTGATGCAGGGCGTCAAGAAGTTCGAGCCGGACCGGGGTTTCCGTCTGGCGACTTACGCGATGTGGTGGATCAAGGCCTCGATGCAGGAATTCATCCTGCGCAGCTGGTCGCTCGTGAAGATGGGCACCACCGCCGCGCAGAAGAAGCTGTTCTTCAACCTGCGGCGAATGAAGAAGAACCTCGAGGCTTTCGAGGATTCCGACCTTCATCCCGACGACGTGAGGAAGATCGCGACCGACCTCGGCGTACCCGAGCAGGAAGTGGTCAACATGAACCGGCGCATGATGATGGGCGGCGATGCGTCGCTCAACGTCTCGATGCGCGAGGACGGCGAAGGATCGTGGCAGGACTGGTTGACGGACGACCGTCCGCTCCAGGATGAAACCGTGGCCGACGCCGAGGAAGCGCAGTATCGCCACGAACTGCTGGTCGAGGCGATGGAAAGCCTCAACGAGCGCGAGCGCCACATCCTGACCGACCGCAGGCTGATCGACGATCCCAAGACGCTCGAGGAACTGAGCCAGGTCTACAACGTCAGCCGCGAACGCGTGCGTCAGATCGAGGTGCGCGCCTTCGAGAAGCTGCAGAAGGCGATCCAGCGCATCGCGGTGGAGCGCAAGCTCCTGCCGGCATAA
- a CDS encoding RluA family pseudouridine synthase: protein MGGTDSIISGQVPAGGQRLDKALADASGLSRERVKALLGEGRVRLGGAVVSQASLKPAEGTPFEIHVPEAAPAEAIAQAIPLVVVHEDDALIVVDKPAGLVVHPAAGNPDGTLVNALLHHCRGQLSGIGGVARPGIVHRIDKDTSGLLVVAKTDAAHEGLARQFADHSITRAYKCVTAGVPMPPSGTVRGAIARSSHDRKKMALVDDGRGKHAVTHFRTLAALQGAALVECRLETGRTHQVRVHLASIGHPLLGDPVYGRTPSRLRPLLQRLGFHRQALHAAELGFIHPVTGAPLHFASPTPVDMRELIVELCAEGQDAKLMAMV, encoded by the coding sequence ATGGGGGGCACCGACAGCATCATTTCCGGACAGGTCCCCGCAGGTGGCCAGAGACTCGACAAGGCCCTGGCCGACGCCAGCGGCCTCTCGCGCGAGCGGGTCAAGGCTCTGCTTGGTGAAGGGCGTGTCCGGCTGGGTGGGGCGGTAGTCTCGCAGGCCTCGCTCAAGCCCGCCGAGGGCACACCGTTCGAAATCCACGTACCCGAGGCGGCCCCCGCCGAAGCCATCGCGCAGGCAATCCCGCTGGTGGTCGTCCACGAGGACGACGCCCTGATCGTGGTCGACAAGCCTGCGGGACTTGTGGTCCATCCGGCTGCGGGCAACCCCGACGGGACGCTGGTCAACGCCCTGCTGCATCACTGCCGTGGGCAGCTTTCCGGCATTGGCGGGGTGGCCCGGCCGGGGATCGTCCATCGCATCGACAAGGATACTTCGGGCTTGCTGGTCGTGGCGAAGACCGACGCCGCCCACGAGGGACTGGCACGGCAGTTCGCCGATCATTCGATCACGCGTGCGTACAAGTGCGTGACCGCAGGCGTGCCGATGCCGCCTTCTGGCACGGTGCGCGGGGCGATCGCGCGATCGAGCCATGATCGCAAGAAGATGGCGCTGGTCGATGACGGGCGCGGGAAGCATGCGGTCACCCATTTCCGAACGCTCGCAGCGCTTCAGGGCGCCGCGCTTGTCGAGTGCCGGCTGGAGACGGGGCGAACCCACCAGGTGCGCGTTCACCTTGCGTCAATCGGCCATCCGCTATTGGGTGATCCGGTCTATGGACGCACACCTTCACGCCTCAGGCCGCTGCTCCAGCGGCTCGGGTTTCACCGTCAGGCGCTTCACGCGGCGGAGCTGGGATTCATCCACCCCGTCACCGGCGCACCGCTCCACTTCGCCAGTCCGACGCCCGTCGACATGCGGGAACTCATCGTCGAACTGTGCGCTGAAGGTCAGGATGCAAAGCTCATGGCGATGGTGTAG
- a CDS encoding carbohydrate porin yields MIGRRTSHIGLAALALALALALPAAPAFAEEEGPITFGAEITVDLAGTVSGASDERPRVLTNVNLVADLDLARLAGWRGATMHVDVLDNRGGRPNDATGTLQGVDNIEVPDAGLRLFEAWVEQDLGRGATMRFGLYDVNSEFYANDGAGLLIAPPFGIGSELAATGPNGPSIFPSSALAMRVHVPLGSVFARFGVVNARASTLGDNGGIDFSFRDGVLLIGEVGRAGGRVRGTLGAWRYSRSPEDLAETGADGAPLHKPAQGAYGVVEVDLLADDARQLSAFLRLGLSDPHTTPYRGGLQAGFLLAPAIAGREDSQVSLGLHHAWTSDHFREAVRAEGGTPANETVVELTYADRVFGPLVLQPDIQWVRHPGGDRARQDAVVAIMRARLSF; encoded by the coding sequence ATGATCGGGCGTCGGACATCGCATATCGGCCTTGCGGCACTCGCACTCGCGCTTGCGCTTGCGCTTCCGGCCGCCCCGGCCTTCGCCGAGGAGGAGGGACCGATCACGTTCGGCGCCGAAATCACGGTCGACCTTGCCGGGACCGTTTCGGGGGCGAGCGACGAAAGGCCGAGGGTGCTTACCAACGTCAATCTCGTCGCCGATCTCGACCTTGCCCGGCTTGCCGGATGGCGGGGCGCGACGATGCATGTCGACGTACTCGACAATCGCGGCGGCCGTCCCAACGATGCGACGGGCACCTTGCAGGGGGTCGACAACATCGAGGTGCCAGATGCGGGATTGCGCCTGTTCGAGGCCTGGGTGGAACAGGATCTTGGCCGGGGCGCAACGATGCGGTTCGGCCTCTACGACGTGAACAGCGAGTTCTATGCCAACGACGGGGCGGGCCTGTTGATCGCGCCACCTTTCGGCATCGGATCTGAACTGGCGGCGACGGGGCCGAACGGGCCTTCGATCTTCCCGTCGAGCGCTCTGGCCATGCGCGTTCACGTTCCGCTCGGGTCCGTCTTCGCGCGGTTCGGTGTCGTCAATGCGCGGGCCAGCACGCTGGGCGACAACGGCGGCATCGACTTCAGCTTTCGCGACGGGGTGCTGTTGATCGGCGAGGTTGGCCGTGCGGGCGGACGCGTGCGCGGCACGTTGGGGGCATGGCGCTATTCCCGCTCCCCCGAGGATCTCGCCGAGACCGGGGCCGACGGTGCGCCGCTGCACAAGCCGGCTCAGGGCGCCTATGGCGTGGTCGAGGTGGACCTTCTTGCAGATGATGCAAGGCAGTTGTCCGCGTTCCTGCGCCTCGGCCTCTCTGATCCGCACACCACGCCATATCGCGGCGGCTTGCAGGCCGGTTTCCTGCTTGCTCCGGCAATCGCCGGGCGCGAGGACAGCCAGGTTTCACTCGGGCTGCACCATGCCTGGACCAGCGACCATTTTCGCGAGGCGGTGCGCGCCGAGGGCGGTACGCCGGCCAACGAGACGGTGGTGGAACTGACCTATGCGGACCGCGTCTTCGGCCCGCTGGTGCTTCAGCCCGACATCCAGTGGGTCCGCCATCCGGGAGGAGACCGCGCGCGACAAGATGCGGTCGTGGCGATCATGCGCGCGCGGTTGAGCTTCTGA